In Paenibacillus protaetiae, the genomic stretch AAATCCGTCTTCGCCGTTTCTATCCGATGCGAAGTTTACGGAGATTGACGCCACAACTGCACGGTTTGACGAACGGGGTATTGCCGATCCGCTCATTGGTTCGGTCCATGACCCGATTTATCAAGGGGCTGGCGCGATGGGCGTAGCCGGCATTCCGCAGCCGAAGCCCGGCGCTGTCACAAAAGCGCATGGCGGCATATTGTTTATTGATGAAATAGGCGAATTGCATCCGGTGCAAATGAATAAGCTTTTAAAAGTGCTGGAGGATCGCAAAGTATTTCTGGAAAGCGCCTATTACAATTCGGAAGATGTCAACATTCCGGTCTATATCCACGATATATTCCAGAACGGCCTGCCGGCCGACTTCCGTCTCGTTGGGGCAACAACGCGCTCGCCGCAGGATATTCCGCCGGCTATCCGCTCGCGCTGCATGGAAGTGTATTTCCGTCCGCTGCTTGCGTCCGAAATCGCCGACATTGCGGAAAACGCCGTGAAAAAAATCGGCTTCCCGCCTTGCCCGGAAGCGATTGAAGTTGTGAAGCGCTACGCCACCAACGGGCGTGAAGCGGTTAACGTCATTCAGCTTGCCGCAGGCATGGCGCTGTCGGAAAAAAGGGACACCATTACGGCCGCTGATGCCGAATGGGTTGTCAACAGCAGCCAAATTCCGCCTCGCCCGGACCGCAAAGTGCCGCAGCAGCCGCAAGTCGGATTTGTAAACGGCTTGGCGGTTTACGGGCCGAATATGGGGACGCTGCTGGAGATTGAAGTGAGCGCCATCCCGGCTGCCAAAGGAATGGGGCAATTCACCATTACCGGTGTCGTCGATGAAGAGGAGCTGGGCGGCGGCTCGCGTACGCTTCGCCGGAAGAGCATGGCGAGAGGTTCGGTTGAGAATGTGCTGACTGTACTGCGCCGCTGCGGGCTGAATCCGTACGATTATGATTTGCATATTAACTTCCCGGGCGGCACGCCGATCGACGGCCCGTCGGCAGGCATCGCGATGGCGACGGCCATTGCGTCGGCGATTAAAGGCATCCCGGTCGACAACACGATTGCGATGACCGGCGAAGTGGGCATTCACGGCAACGTGAAGCCGGTTGGCGGCGTGCTTGCCAAGGTAGAGGCCGCTTTCCAAGCGGGAGCGAAGCGGGTTATTATTCCGCGGGAAAATTGGCAGGCGCTTTTTGCCGATTTGGAAGGCATTGAAGTGATCGCCGCCGACCGGGTGGAGGAAGTGTTCGATCTGATCTTCCCGGCGGAGCTGAAGGTCGTAAGTACGGCGTCGGCACCGGTGCCGTCCGATTTGTACATTGCAACTTCCGTCCCTTATTTGCAGGCGGATTCCACAGAATGATAAAATAAGGAATACGTAAACTATTGGGGGGTGCTGGTATGGGGCCTGGAAAATCGAAAGGGCGTAAACTGCCCTTGCTTCCTCTGAGAGGGCTGCTTGTATATCCCAGCATGGTACTCCACCTTGACGTGGGCAGGGATAAGTCGGTAAAAGCATTGGAGCGGTCGATGGTTGAAGACCATCTCATCTTATTATGCTCGCAATCGGAAGTGAACATCGAGGAGCCGACCGAAGACGATATTTACCGGATCGGCACGATTGCGCGCGTCAGGCAGATGCTGAAGCTTCCGAACGGAACGATCCGCGTGCTTGTAGAAGGCGTGGTCCGTGCGGAAATTACAAGCTATTTGACCAATGACGAGTTTTATGAAGTGATGGTGAAGGAGCTTCCGGAGCCGGACAATGAAGATCCGGAAGTGGATGCGCTGATGCGGTCGGTGCTTAGCCAGTTCGAGCATTATATTTCGCTTTCGAAGAAAGTCACGCCCGAGACGCATGCTGCGGTTGCGGATATTGATGATCCCGGCCGCCTGGCTGATGTCATTACAAGCCATCTGTCGCTGAAGATAAAAGATAAGCAGGAAATTTTGGAAACGATTGATGTGCGGGAACGTCTGGAGAAGCTGCTCGACTTTTTGAACAACGAGCGGGAAGTGCTTGAGCTGGAGAGGAAAATTAACCAGCGCGTCAAAAAACAGATGGAAAAAACGCAAAAGGAATATTATTTGCGTGAGCAGATGAAGGCGATCCAGAAGGAACTGGGCGAAAAGGAAGGCAGGGCAAGCGAAGCGGAAGAGCTCCGCAGCCAGCTGGCGGAGTCGGGCGCGCCCGAAGCTGTACAAGAGAAGGTTGAGAAAGAGATCGACAGGCTGGAGAAGATGCCGTCCACCTCGGCGGAGGGCGGCGTCATCCGTACCTATATCGACTGGCTGCTATCTCTTCCGTGGAGCAAGCAGACCGAAGACGACCTCAGCTTAAGCAAAGCGGAGGAAATATTGAACGACGACCACTTTGGGCTCGATAAACCTAAAGAGCGCGTTCTGGAATATTTGGCGGTGCAGCAGCTGGTCAAAGCGATGAAAGGGCCGATCCTATGCCTCGTTGGGCCTCCGGGCGTCGGCAAAACCTCGCTTGCCCGATCAATCGCCAAGTCGCTTAACCGCAAATTTGTGCGGATATCGCTTGGCGGTGTGCGGGATGAAGCGGAAATCCGCGGACACCGCCGCACTTATGTCGGCGCAATGCCGGGCAGAATTATACAAGGTATGAAGACAGCCGGTTCATCCAATCCGGTTTTTTTGCTGGACGAGATTGATAAAATGGCCAGTGATTATCGGGGCGATCCGGCTTCGGCACTGCTGGAAGTGCTGGATCCGGAGCAAAACGCCACATTCAGCGATCATTACATTGAAGCGCCTTTCGATTTATCGAAAGTTATGTTTGTGACGACGGCAAACGCGATGCACAATATTCCGGGGCCACTCCTTGACCGGATGGAAGTTTTATATATTCCGGGCTATACGGAGCTGGAAAAGCTGCAAATCGCCAAACGGTATTTGCTGCCGAAGCAAAAACGCCAGCATGGGCTGGAGGATGAACAGCTGGTGTTGGATGACGACGCGTTGCTGAAGCTGATTCGTGAATATACGCGTGAAGCGGGCGTGCGCAATTTGGAGCAGCAAATCGCTTCGCTTTGCCGCAAAGCAG encodes the following:
- the lonB gene encoding ATP-dependent protease LonB yields the protein MNLSIILMLVQVFFAVVIGLYFWNLMRNQKTNRSAVDRESRKEMDKLRKLRSISLTKPLAEKTRPQTMQDIVGQRDGLRALKAALCSANPQHVIIYGPPGVGKTAAARVVLEEAKKNPSSPFLSDAKFTEIDATTARFDERGIADPLIGSVHDPIYQGAGAMGVAGIPQPKPGAVTKAHGGILFIDEIGELHPVQMNKLLKVLEDRKVFLESAYYNSEDVNIPVYIHDIFQNGLPADFRLVGATTRSPQDIPPAIRSRCMEVYFRPLLASEIADIAENAVKKIGFPPCPEAIEVVKRYATNGREAVNVIQLAAGMALSEKRDTITAADAEWVVNSSQIPPRPDRKVPQQPQVGFVNGLAVYGPNMGTLLEIEVSAIPAAKGMGQFTITGVVDEEELGGGSRTLRRKSMARGSVENVLTVLRRCGLNPYDYDLHINFPGGTPIDGPSAGIAMATAIASAIKGIPVDNTIAMTGEVGIHGNVKPVGGVLAKVEAAFQAGAKRVIIPRENWQALFADLEGIEVIAADRVEEVFDLIFPAELKVVSTASAPVPSDLYIATSVPYLQADSTE
- the lon gene encoding endopeptidase La, with product MGPGKSKGRKLPLLPLRGLLVYPSMVLHLDVGRDKSVKALERSMVEDHLILLCSQSEVNIEEPTEDDIYRIGTIARVRQMLKLPNGTIRVLVEGVVRAEITSYLTNDEFYEVMVKELPEPDNEDPEVDALMRSVLSQFEHYISLSKKVTPETHAAVADIDDPGRLADVITSHLSLKIKDKQEILETIDVRERLEKLLDFLNNEREVLELERKINQRVKKQMEKTQKEYYLREQMKAIQKELGEKEGRASEAEELRSQLAESGAPEAVQEKVEKEIDRLEKMPSTSAEGGVIRTYIDWLLSLPWSKQTEDDLSLSKAEEILNDDHFGLDKPKERVLEYLAVQQLVKAMKGPILCLVGPPGVGKTSLARSIAKSLNRKFVRISLGGVRDEAEIRGHRRTYVGAMPGRIIQGMKTAGSSNPVFLLDEIDKMASDYRGDPASALLEVLDPEQNATFSDHYIEAPFDLSKVMFVTTANAMHNIPGPLLDRMEVLYIPGYTELEKLQIAKRYLLPKQKRQHGLEDEQLVLDDDALLKLIREYTREAGVRNLEQQIASLCRKAAKTIVSAAEEEQPAAVTVDTKRLTEWLGPSKFRFGLAEQSDQIGAVTGLAWTEVGGDTLVIEVTVMPGSGKLTLTGKLGDVMKESAQAAFSYTRSKAEELGIDPQFHEKNDIHIHIPEGAIPKDGPSAGITMATALISALTGRYVSKEVAMTGEITLRGRVLPIGGLKEKSLAAHRAGIRKILLPKDNERDLNEIPDSIRSDMTFVPVSHMDEVLQHALVEQQSVQKAGTPIL